In the Zingiber officinale cultivar Zhangliang chromosome 5A, Zo_v1.1, whole genome shotgun sequence genome, GGACTCTGAGCCACTCCTTATTCAATATCATTGTCATTTGGATCTCCTGATTCATCTGAACTTGGTTAAAGTTGAACAATATGCTCTCTCATCTTTTGTTACAATTTATCTTCGAGGTCTTTAGAATCTGACAACACCTCCTTAACGGGATTCCACCAAGAAGATGCTTCATCAAACACTACATTTCATGAAATGTAACATcttccacttgttggatcgtaacaTTTTCACCCCTTTCTTTGGATATCATATCCCACAAAGATACATCTAATAGCTTTCTTGTCGAACTTGGTTCGTAAGTGATCAGAAATAAATACATAACATACGCAACCAAATACTCGAAAGTAGCTAACTATAGGTTTTATGTTCCATAATTTCTCAAAAGGTGAAATGAATTCTAACCTTGGTTGAGGAAATTTGTTAATGACAAAAGCTGCAGTCctcattgcttcagcccaaaaccATCCAAGTACATTCTTGTCGTGCAACATACTCCGACAAACTTCTGTAAGATGTCAGTTCTTtctttctgctacaccattctgctgtGGTGTGTTGGCACATGTGTACTGATGGTATATTCGACTTTCTCTTAAGTATTGGGAGAACTCTCTTGAGCTATATTCTCCCCCATTGTCTGTGCGTAGACAACAGATCTTTGTTCCCAATTCTCCTTCGACTGACTGTTTGAACTCTTTAAACTTGGAAAATGtatcagatttttctttcataaataaGATCCAGACATACCTTGAGAAGTCATCAATGAATGTCACAATGTACCGCATACCGCCGATTGATGGTTGCTTAACGGGTCCAAATACATCAGAGTGGACTAACTCTAATGGTTCCTTTACTTTAAACTTTGACTCTTGATATGGTAATTGGTGTGCTTTACCATATTGACATCCCGAACATACCGTGTCTGTTCGTATGTCTAGTTGAGGAAGCCCCTTAAGCATTGACTTCTTCATcatcatgtttaacttggaatagTTAACATGACCTAATCTCATATGCCATATGTCTGATGTTTCACTTTTTCTTGTCTTGTCTATATATGTAGACTTTGCTGACATCACGTAGACCGACTCTAGTCGTTGTCCCTCCATCATCGGTGTTTCTGATATTTTGAGATTTTGTTATACTTTTACATCTTCAGGACCAAATAGAACATAGTGACCTGATGATGTTAGTTGAGACACAGATAATAAATTTTTCTTCATTCCTGGGACATGATAGACATCTTGAAGTGACACCTGGTTAGAATTATATCGGGGCGTAATTATTGTCTTGCCAATGTGAGCTATTGGTAACCTTGAGTTGTTGGCTGTCACCACCATACGAGCTCCCTTATATTCGGACAAGTTTTGTAGCTTTTCTTTATCACCTGTCATGTGATTTGAGCAGCCTGAATTTACGATCCAATCATTTTTGTAGTTAATCTTGTCTGACATTGTTGTAAAAGCTACTTCATTTTCCTCTGCAACGTCAAGGCTTCAGCATCCCAGTCATCTTCGCTATTCTCCTTAGGATTGGAGGTAGCAGTATTACTCTGAACAAACTTTTTCTTGGCCCAGCAATCTTTTGCCATGTGGCCCACCTTCCCACAGTTATAACACTTGTCAATAAACTTTCTATTATTGACATGATTCTGTGGGGCTCTTCTTGGATGATGACCTTCATTGCCTTGATAATTCTTTACTTTGTCACCATCCTTTTTAGATCCATCACCGGCATATCGTTTGAAGCTGCCCTTACTTTTATTAGTGTAGAGCGCTTCCTCCTCACCCTTTAGCGAGACTTCTCCCATTTTCTTAGCCATAGCTTCTTGGCAtgcaagtaaattttcaaactcaagAAGTGATGGTTGTGTTGGCCATCCTTGTATGGCAATAACAAATCCTCGATATTCTGGTTTCAAACCATGGATAATTATTCTCTTTATCCTGGTTTCCCCAATAGGAGCTGTTGGATCTAATTCTGAAATTTCGCGACATATCCACTTTACCTTATGAAAGTATTGGGCAATCGTTTTGTCACGTTGCCCTATTGCTAGTAGCTCATTCTCCAGGAGTTGCAATCTTGCATCATTATTCTTTGAAAAGAGTGTAGCAAAGGTATCTCATACTTCCTTTGGTGTTTTGGCATCTCGGATGTGCTCCAACATTTCTTCTTCAATTGTGATTTTTAAAGCAAACATTGCTTTACCTGCCTTGATCCTCCATTTTCGCAAGATGCCATTAGCATCTTCTACTAGTTGCATGACTTCACTACCACTAACAACCTCCCAAAGATCCTGACCTTGTAGGTAGGACTCCATACATGTTGTCCACGTATTGTAATTTTTGTTGTTGAGTTTCTTTACTCCTCCTACTACTTGAAAGTCGCCCATCGTGTCGGAAAGATTTTGATTATACCGAACAAGTTTGATTAACAAACTTGTACAATATAAACTCCCTCACGATTCAAGATAACTCCACCAAGAACAATCCCTGATCgttcagctctgataccaattgtcaaGAAAAAAATTGGACtataaacaagtaaataaattacttgtatTATATTCACATTTTAAAGACACTACAACACTTTTGAGGATCACTCACAATTTtagagaggaaaagaaaaggaaggtgAAGAACAACTTTCAACTTGAAGACTCTATACTTTATTTTTCATTGGATGATGAAACAAGAATGCAAGGGGAGTATTTATAGTACTTACCATACAAGATACATAGTTGATCAGAAAACTAAATTCTATCTACCAAGAAATTCTATCCCTATCCATTGGATGAGAGAAATACTCTCAACCACACATTCTAATTTCTATCTATTAAATCTTATCCATTGAATGAGAAAAAATACTCccatctatatttttatttttatccgtTAACGGGTTGGTATTGATCTTCAACACTAAACATCTTATTTTCATTCTTCTTCCTCCATCTCTGCCGACAACTTACTTGAGCGGCGGTGTGGCTGTGCCGAGGAACCCTTGACCATCACTTTAACCTTctttctttcatcttcttctaacCAAGATCCAGCGGATCTCTCAGTCAATTCTCATTGTGACTAGGCTATTGACGACCAATTTGGCATCCACATCAACTTACCGGTGGTTCATTCATTGGCGTTCTCGATCAATATCATCTACAATGATAAATTACACAATGAAGGGAAGTCACTTGTGCCACTTCCATCAATGATCTTCATGCACGTTTTTTATGGTTATTTTCTATTTCATTTGGCATCCTTACGAATCTTTCACTCCGTCTGCTGTGCGTGTTCTTTTGTGGATTAGAGTTAAATAGGAACGAAATTCCAAGGTGAAAGTTCTATCCGCTTTGAATGATGCACAAGGGATACGTGGCCACGAGCAGAACCGATGATATCTTAAGATTCCCTTGGAAAGCTCAGTAACACTGCAGCCATAAAGCTAAACCTGAAAGTTCCAATTATTGATTTGTCGCTTACAGAACAAAAATATGAATATGTTGATAAGGATGCTTTTGATGACACTGtgcatttataaaaatttattccgATATTTGTTTAGTCAGGGTTAAATGCATTGTATTTGCGAAAAAGGAAATATGGAACCTTTGATTCTTGATAAAGATAGTTGAGGTAGATAAGTTCACTTACATTCAACACTGTGTCTATATAGAGTTATCTTTATCCTACCTCAGATAAAGTCACAATAGCTATCATCCATTCATCTTTTATTGCTGTGAAATATCTATCTGACACTCTTCCAGATTTTCTGCTAGAGTTtggctatttttatttttctaattgacTATTAGGAAAATGCAAGCAAATTGAAGGAAGAAGCAGCTTCATTCATCAGAGAACACATTACTTTTCTTAATCATTAAAATTCAGAATTATTAAGTGAGCATGTTGGCATACACCATCGTTTGCATTTCCATTATCTTTCTTCTAGTTGTTGAGAAAGTATGAAAGAAATAAGATCCGTTAAGATGATGCTATGTTTTATTCATTTTGAAAGTGACCCATGATAAGGCCTAAGTTCTTCGGGATTATCTCTTCTACTGAAATAACAAAACTGTATCAAAAATAACTTGCTACCCTctacatttgatttttttttttttttttttgtatgcttAGTATTATGGGAGTTAGAAGGGGAGCTTTGAGGTAATAGTAAAATTATTATCGTATGACTTTATGGTCATGGGTTCAAATTATAGAAATAATATTTTGTACAATAAATCTAATGTGATCTATACACCGGACTATCCTTTTGTTAGTATTATCGGAACTAGATGCATTTCTGTTGTTGGATCATTAATTAGAGAGTTCTCTTGCTGTGATTGAATGATATTTCCAATTTTTCTCTCCAATATATTGTTAGTTTATTTATCATTTTTAGGGTAAAATACAAGCTTGGATTACTTGAAATTTCATAAGGGCTACGGCAAGGTTGATTTTTTTGCAggtaatcaaaattttcttgagaaaattCTCCAATTTTTTTGGCAGCATTtgaatgttgatgttgcaatatacAGAACCTATGCCACCTCTCTGGGGCCTTGCAGTTTCTCCTTTTTATTCCTTTTGGAGGTAATTTTTCACGCAATTCTCATTTTCATGATGCGCTTTTGTCGATTAAGGTGGCATCGAAGGCTTAATgttaaaagaaaataatgtttTCCTTACTCTGCTTCTTGGTGTTTGTGCTTAGAGCCGACTGTTCTTCCATGGAAAATTTTGCTGGAGCTGATCTTGCCACCTTACAACAATGTATAGTtcaaggtcatccaatggctgtACTTCAGAATAAGTTCTAATCATTATGATTCATTTAGCtgagaattttacttttttgcaATAGTGCTGAACTTAGATTCTGTCATCAACATTGGACAATGATGTAGGGAAAGAATCGACATCGTCGAACCAATTATTTATTGCATTCCAGAACTTTTACTCCTTTAGCAAAGTAGTGGATGAACCAAGCACTCTAAAGATATCAAAACAGGGCACCAGGCTCTCAGACACATTGCAACATCCTACTACTATTGGATATGGAATAAAGATAGCATATGAAGTGTCTATTCTTATTCTCATCTTTTCTTTTCTACGTGCTTCATAGAATAAAAATCCAAGAAAATAACTTTGTTTTTATTCAATTTTCTGCTTCAAATCTTACAAGTGTCGTTTCTGTTTAGGCTAAAATTTCTTCTGTAGTTGATTCAGATCATACAAACGCGAACTGTGGACGGTTATTCAGCAACTAATATACTGAAAACTTTATTAATGCAAGTAGTGCCTCATTGATTCAAGTTGTTGCGTCATGATGTTACTAACAATTTCCATTACAGTCTAGGTCGAGCATAAGTTGTTAAAGAAGTAGGCTACTGTGTGTCAGTGGGAATCTCATGTCCATGCTCGTATTTATCATCATGAATAAGGTTTTCAAGTGTCTTATACTTTGATTAGAATGAGAGAGTATCAAGTGGAAAAGTATGTTGGGATTGTATTTTCCCCTTTGGATCTTATGAACATGTATAAGTCAGGAACAAGATGAAAAAAGGACTCCCAATGCCAGTCAAGttcgaacaaaaaaaaaaaagattgagaGTTGCTTTAACTCTTGACATCATCATCAACAATGGCAATCTTAGTTAACTGAGATTCAAAATTTATAACTGTTGTCTGTGAGTATATATAAGTTTGAGACTAATCTGTAGCTAAAGATAAAATAATTCGGTATGGCTATGGAAAAAGACATTCTTATTCTTCATTTTGTTGGCTATTGAGGATGTTAATGAATAGATGAGATGACCTTTATTAACTGTTGGATTGCTATTACTTTTTCTCTATAAACAACCACACCGTTGCTAGTTTCAAAATCTAGTAGCTGTTGTTGTCGCCTATCTTAATCATTCCACTATCTCTCCAAGGCTAAACAGAATACTGCCCTGAATCGGACTTGGTTGTGTAATCCCAGTTTTAATTGAACAACAACACTATGACCCAGCTGAGCGCTGCCATTCCTGGTGATTATGTCACATACACAAGTCCTTTTCCTCCTCTATAAATAGCAACCTATTGTGGCTCTTATAACTCATCAGCACCAGTTCCTATTGTGAACCCCTCGCTCCATTTTATACTTTTGTCACTTAACTTGGTCACAGATGGAATACTCTACCTTGTACAACCAGATTGCCATGATGAAGAAGAGTTTCTTTGATCAGGTTATTGAATTTCTGCTCTCTGTTGTATTTCTCTGTTCAGTGTTAATTTGGTACTGACAGTTCTTTTAAGTTGGAAAGTTCATGTGGTCTCAGCAGAGAGCATTCAATGACTTCAGAAACTGATGGAATTACAAACTGTTATAACTCAAGTCCCTAAATAAAAAGTAATCAACTATAAATACAATATCCTTCTTCTAAAGAGAACAGACTGCAATAGTATAATAGTAAACATCATGCCATTTGTTTAGTTCTCTGTACTGTGTTTCCTGCATGCATTGAGTGCCTTAGAAAGTCATGGTAACCTTTGCTGATGCTAACTTAAACATTGTTTGTGGCACAACCATGAAACAACAGAATATTTTGAAGGATATATAGTTTATCATTTTCCACTGCCTTTTGTTTGGAAGGTGTTGTCGACCATGAAATGACGTCAAAGCTTTATTAATGTaacaaataaaaatccttttccAAACTGTTACAAACTTCAGATAATAGCATACTGTGCGTTATGAAAATTCAATGGATATATATGTTTTTATTAATATGCATTTGAAAAGGATTGATGCAAACAAAGCAATTATGTTATGGTTGCAGTGGGTCTCTAGCCACGTCTACTTCTATCAGCTAAACAGATCAAGTTGTATTCATTTTTCAGGGTTTCCTGGATGAACAATTTTATCAGATAGAAGATCTGCAAGATGATGCTAGCCCTAATTTTGTGGAGGAGGTTGTCACGTTGTTCTTCAGGGACTCATCGAGATTGATCACCAACATTGATCAAGCCCTGTAAACACATCTTTTTGCAATCTATCCTAGTACAGGTAGATTTCTCATGTATATTGTAAGAGTAATACTTGATCAGCTTAAATTTAAACAGTGGTAAGCTTCCCCAAGATTTTGGACGGCTGGACTCACTCATGCACCAACTAAAGGGTAGTGCTTCCAGGTATTCTTTTGCTTAATTCTAAATATCTTAATAGAGCCAGCATGTATATGATGATGACGATGACGACGACGATGACATTTGTTTTATGGATCTTGCATAGCATCGGTGCTGCCAAACTGAAGAACGAGTGTACTGTTTTCAGAGATTTCTGTCATAAAGAAAACATTGAAGGGTATCTTTCCTCTTCCTCAACCATCTTTTGTTTCAACTGAATATATACTCAAGTAATTCTGTGCTTGTGGATGCATCCATGCAAGACAGTTTTTATTTTTCCTGTCGTTTGATTGATTTCTACATGCAGATGCTTAAGACAATTCCAAAAGGTAAAGAAGGAGCACGCAAGCCTGAGACAGAAGCTAGAGAACTATTTCCAGGTTCCATTTCTAATGACTCATCCAAGAGAAATTCCATAAAAGCCTTTTCATTATCTTCAATCTATTCTAGCTATCGATTTATCTGTATCTTCATCTATCTTTGTTAACTCGAGTTAACTTTCTGATACATTAAACGTGCACTTGATGGTGTCAGTTGCTCAGGCAAGTTGGTCCTGTGGAGAAAGCTAACCGATCCGGCAAATAATCAAGAGGGTGGAGATGGAGATTGCACATGAAAGTATGAGTCCATGATAATGCAAGTCTCAATATGTTTAAGCTTAGGTTGCACTCTTATGAGTTTAAGCAATGTTATTATTAGAGACAAGTTCACTTGTAAAAGCTATATGATAGACTCATTGAGGTAGCTGCTATCTCAACTGTATTGCTATAATTTTGTGCAAGGCTTTAGTCGCGATGTTGGGACGATTTCAGTGTTTTGATAACTGAACTCAGACTGATCTTTTTTGGTTTCTGGGAGATAAAACAGTGATTTCGAGCCTTTTTAAAATAGTAGTTTTTCTTCATCCGATTCTCTACACTTCTTTAAAATAGTAGCACTATGGATGATCGTTCAATCGAGCTCTATAGTTGTGGTGCACATATTGTCTCAAGAACATCAAGGTCCAAGGATTCTGGCAAATCTTGAGTGAAAGTTTTTAATGTGCAGAAAGGTAAGGGGCAGTCATTTGGTATGGaaatttcacatttttattgtattaGTTCTTCCTACTTGAAATTGTTTTAAATATTTACCGAAATCAAATGGGTGCGACTATTTCAGATTCCGGAATTGGAGAGTAATTAAGATCAAAGTATGAGTTTGAATAACAACACTGCAGTTAAGACTCAGCAATCAACAACCTGAAATGAAGATGTTTGAGGCAAAGCTGCACTATGGAATGCATTAGTTGTAAGCATCCTGTTTTAAATGACTATACCACCTACTAATTTGATGAGTATCTTTATTCTAAGGAACCTTTTTAGCATATGAAACAAGTATTAATCCACTATATTGATTATCTGAGTTTgcattttggtttggtttatccTTGCCATGGTGATTGTGCTTGTGttatgaatcaataagcctgattgTGAATGTGTTGTGGATACTTAAGTGTATATTGGTGCAAGCTCATGGTTTATCCAGAGAAATGCATGAGAAAAACCAAATTGCTGATCTATAAGACAAATGAAAACAGGCAAACCTTCCAAATTGCACATTTGCAAATCTGCAGTTGTATATTAAATCAAGTCTTCCAACTACAAATCTGTCACAAATGGAAGAAACCAAGCCTTCCAAACTCACTATAAATCTGGAAAGAATCTATGAGAAATGCATATTTCCAGTAACTGCATAAGCTGAACCAATTGCACATAACTGAGAAAGAATAGAATGGAACAGAATGAAATTGGAATGATTTCTTTTCATAGTTGTATTTGAATTTTCGGCTTTAAATTGGAATTATATATCTAGAAGAAAGTAGGATACTTAAAAACAACATTTAAACTcactaatttttaatttatttatttttaactaaTAATTATTCTTCGATTCCTTTCttgaataatatattttttttagaaattcaaaaCCTTTATTTGACTTTgagaaattaaaatttccttgcaTCCAAGATGAATCATCATACAGTACGAACAGAAAAGCATACAAAATGTGCCATTTTGAAATAGGCAAACTGTATGAATGACCTTCATTTTCATTACACATTTACACTTCTACTTGAGcagataaaattagaaaatagatttaaTGACACATTTAATAACCATAGCATATATGATAATGTTAATTCACTCAACAACAAGATGGGGTAAGTGTTATTATGAATCATCATAAAAATTGACTAACTTTTAGACACAAGTTTAGTTTATAAAATGACCTTTTCAAAAACTTGTGTGGATCTTATAACCATTGCTACAAGATTCAATTTGACATGTGAAATGCAGGAGCATGCCTATTCCGAATTATGATAGGTTGATTTCTATCTTTGCAAATGATAGGGCATCAAGTAAGGAAGCATCCACTTTTAGAGATTTCAAATATACAGCGAGAGAAGAACGCAACTCAACTATTCGCTTGGGTCAAGAAGCAGCGAAGATGTCTAGATTTGTCAGCACCAACCAACATTTTTTAATTTTGCAACATTGTGGAAGTCCTAAAAAAGATCTAAGAGTATTGACACTTCGATAGATGCAATTTAAAATGTGGATGACAGATGCTGTGAATGTGCCTGACCAAATGCTATTCGTGAGAGCAACAATGCCTTACAAGAAGGCATTAAGTTGAAAAGACTGGAGATTCATAAGCAAGTTAACTAATATGATGTGTTAGAATAAGCTGCGAATGTGACTAATCAAATGCTTTGATGACTAGTTGAAAAGTGTCTTTATGTTGTTTACTTCCTCTTGAATGAAATCTAATATGTCATGGCTTATTACATTGTGTTACTTTTTTATGTTTGAAACTAATTGAAATGCGATTATAACGCTTGCCAGTGTAGATGATTTGCAACGGAATACTCGAAGTGAAAAACTCTCCAATACTAACACAAGAATTTACTTAGTATCTatctccttgagatgactaatccaaggatccacacatctacactatgaaaaacactcctcctTGAAAATAATCTGACGGCAAAGAAGCCTCTTATAAGCTCGCAACACAAAATACACcaacaagagcaagaacaaacgCAATGAAAGCTTACACAAGATTACAACAATGAAATCTtagcttgctctcttcttgttGCTCGAATCTGTCTCTTGAATGTagaaaatgtaaacaacacttttCTCCCCCAAATCTCAAGAACTGGCATTGAGTAATTGTTGTCAAGAACGGTCACAAAAAACCCTTTTGTAGGGTTACCTCGGGGGCCTTAATCGCTTAAGCTTCTGCTTAAATGATTACCACGTCAGCAACCTGCTCAAAACCTGCAGAACGACTATATTTCTAACCTTAAGCGATTAGTCCAATTGCTTAAGAGGGGTGGAATCGACTAGCCTGATCGATTCCACTCCCTTCTGCTCGATTGTGAAAAATGTCATAAGCGATTAAGCTTCCTTAATTAATCGCTTACCATAGCTTTTGTTTCAAACAGCAGGTTTCTTAAGCGATTATCTTAATCGCTTAAGGCCTGCTGAATCACTTACCCTAAGCGATTCAGCACTCTTCTGTTCTCGCAATTTTGAGTCTTAAGTGATTAAGCTGGAGCTTAATCGCTTAAGATCTGCCCAATTGATTTGGCAACCCTAGCTTCTAAACCTGA is a window encoding:
- the LOC121980316 gene encoding pseudo histidine-containing phosphotransfer protein 2-like, with the translated sequence MEYSTLYNQIAMMKKSFFDQGFLDEQFYQIEDLQDDASPNFVEEVVTLFFRDSSRLITNIDQALGKLPQDFGRLDSLMHQLKGSASSIGAAKLKNECTVFRDFCHKENIEGCLRQFQKVKKEHASLRQKLENYFQLLRQVGPVEKANRSGK